In Leptodesmis sichuanensis A121, the following are encoded in one genomic region:
- a CDS encoding tetratricopeptide repeat protein, which translates to MCLYIHYVLCLVAGAIDEQFAQRLKELLPNALSKLKPEVAADYAGNIGSFSNQLSDSTLGSKAVNLEVAIAGYEAIIAKVFTYSSFPEEWGKTQYNLGIAYANRIRGEKADNLEQAILCFQDALQVRNYELYPKQWADTQHNLGLAYCSRIRGNRLKNLEVAIESFHQALYVYTKETCPFDWAETQRDLGTAYFERIQGDISENLELAILCCRNALQIFSYEQFSTEWADTQINLGLAFLKRINGDQSENIEQAIWLFRIRGENRII; encoded by the coding sequence TTGTGCCTGTATATTCATTATGTCTTGTGTTTAGTTGCCGGAGCAATAGATGAACAATTTGCTCAACGATTGAAGGAACTACTTCCCAATGCTCTCTCTAAACTTAAGCCAGAGGTGGCAGCAGATTATGCGGGCAATATTGGAAGTTTTAGCAACCAGCTTAGTGATTCTACTCTAGGAAGCAAAGCTGTTAATTTAGAGGTCGCTATTGCTGGATATGAGGCAATCATAGCCAAAGTCTTTACTTACTCTTCATTCCCTGAAGAGTGGGGTAAAACTCAGTATAACTTAGGTATTGCTTATGCTAATAGAATTCGAGGCGAAAAAGCTGATAACTTGGAACAAGCGATTCTTTGTTTTCAAGATGCGTTGCAAGTAAGAAACTATGAACTTTATCCAAAACAATGGGCAGATACGCAACATAATTTAGGACTTGCCTATTGTAGCCGGATACGTGGTAACCGTCTGAAAAATTTGGAAGTTGCTATCGAATCTTTTCACCAAGCTTTATACGTTTATACAAAAGAAACTTGTCCTTTCGATTGGGCAGAAACTCAGCGCGATCTGGGAACAGCTTATTTTGAACGAATTCAGGGCGATATATCTGAGAATCTAGAACTTGCTATCCTGTGCTGTAGAAATGCACTACAAATCTTTAGCTATGAACAATTTTCCACAGAATGGGCTGATACACAAATCAATTTAGGGCTAGCATTTCTAAAAAGAATTAATGGAGATCAATCAGAGAATATTGAGCAAGCAATCTGGCTCTTCCGGATCCGGGGTGAAAATCGTATAATATGA
- a CDS encoding transposase family protein: protein MDIHLDRLLNFPHVTVESCIQKDNEVYLKLRLLNQESSCPHCKKLSSELHQNRPILIRDLSIFGQVTYLKIPRRQFYCRDCQRYFTESLTFMDAGRQYTRRYEEHIYQQVQLSSMEQVGRVEGLSFERIEGIFKHQYAQKKTRDGQESNALGLMKSASGKGIKTSPPLSATLRPGN from the coding sequence ATGGACATACATCTTGATAGATTGCTTAACTTCCCTCACGTTACGGTTGAAAGTTGCATTCAAAAAGACAATGAAGTGTACTTAAAGTTGCGCTTGCTCAATCAAGAATCTAGCTGTCCACACTGTAAGAAATTAAGTTCAGAGTTGCATCAAAACCGTCCGATTTTGATTCGAGACCTATCGATTTTTGGCCAAGTCACTTATTTGAAAATTCCTCGTCGTCAGTTTTATTGTCGTGATTGCCAACGTTATTTTACTGAGTCATTGACATTTATGGACGCAGGACGGCAGTACACTCGACGCTATGAGGAGCATATTTACCAGCAAGTACAACTGTCAAGTATGGAGCAAGTGGGTCGCGTAGAAGGATTAAGCTTTGAGCGCATTGAAGGGATTTTCAAGCATCAGTATGCACAGAAAAAAACACGGGATGGGCAGGAGTCAAACGCATTGGGATTGATGAAATCAGCAAGCGGAAAGGGCATCAAAACTTCGCCACCGTTATCGGCGACGTTGAGGCCGGGAAATTGA
- a CDS encoding ISL3 family transposase: MSKRKGHQNFATVIGDVEAGKLIEVIDSHQQEDIIETLKQQPIEVRAKVEEVSVDMWGGFPKVVKKVFPNAVVVIDRFHVMKLVNEELNKIRRQSGVSDRGSKFILLKNGKDLTAEEKTKLEEILKRSKRLGKAYEWKEEFRAIYEQPLTVEEGKRQIQGWLDQARVVYSEASTTIRNHLDGISNYFRNRTTSGAMEGINNRIKLIKRQAYGFVNFNNFRERLLACFSD; the protein is encoded by the coding sequence ATCAGCAAGCGGAAAGGGCATCAAAACTTCGCCACCGTTATCGGCGACGTTGAGGCCGGGAAATTGATTGAAGTGATTGACAGTCACCAACAGGAAGACATTATTGAAACCCTGAAGCAGCAGCCCATAGAGGTGCGTGCAAAAGTTGAAGAGGTGAGCGTGGATATGTGGGGAGGATTCCCAAAGGTAGTCAAGAAAGTGTTTCCCAATGCCGTGGTAGTGATTGACCGCTTTCATGTCATGAAATTAGTCAATGAGGAGTTAAATAAAATTCGTAGACAATCGGGTGTATCAGACCGAGGTAGCAAATTCATTTTGCTCAAGAATGGCAAGGATTTAACAGCAGAAGAAAAGACAAAGTTAGAAGAGATTCTGAAACGGTCAAAGCGATTAGGAAAAGCCTATGAGTGGAAAGAAGAGTTTCGCGCGATTTATGAACAACCATTAACCGTTGAGGAAGGCAAGCGTCAGATCCAAGGGTGGCTCGATCAAGCGCGAGTCGTCTATAGTGAAGCAAGCACAACGATTCGTAACCATTTAGATGGGATTAGCAACTACTTTCGGAATCGCACAACGAGTGGCGCAATGGAGGGAATCAACAACCGAATTAAATTGATTAAACGGCAAGCTTATGGCTTTGTCAATTTCAACAATTTTCGAGAAAGACTATTAGCCTGCTTCTCTGATTAA
- a CDS encoding CHAT domain-containing protein, whose translation MLSVFYQVLIQPIDVRLRKKGIKNITFIPHHKIHLIPLHALHNSGCYVIGDYTVNYSPSFSILNLCTQSKKHEAKFDQILIIANPDNSLAYAEVEARQISSLFKESRILTQDADPFTVLSSIGDYHCIHFSCHGSFREDSTLKVGLRLAATQNHTGFLSLNQIVSEAKLPIGSTVVLSCCDSIRTVLQETDEFIGLPNAFLIARASNVIGSLWSIDDLSTTLLMMQFYEKIKQGETHEAALRQAQIWLLSITRKDLFTWISENQSFLDPTLKVYLQRLLHAIPSDDVHPFQSPFYWAAFCSIGQ comes from the coding sequence CTGTTATCTGTATTCTACCAAGTTCTCATTCAACCTATTGATGTCAGATTAAGAAAGAAAGGGATCAAAAACATCACCTTTATTCCTCATCATAAAATACATCTGATTCCCCTTCATGCTTTGCACAATTCTGGTTGCTATGTCATTGGTGACTATACAGTCAATTACAGTCCAAGCTTCTCGATTCTAAACCTATGCACTCAAAGCAAGAAGCATGAAGCAAAATTTGATCAGATATTGATCATAGCTAACCCTGATAATTCGTTAGCTTATGCGGAAGTTGAAGCTAGGCAAATTAGTTCTTTGTTTAAGGAGTCTCGTATTCTAACCCAAGATGCTGATCCATTTACAGTATTATCAAGTATTGGAGATTATCATTGTATCCACTTCTCCTGTCATGGAAGTTTTAGAGAAGATTCAACCCTTAAAGTTGGACTTAGGCTTGCAGCCACCCAAAATCATACTGGATTTCTGTCGCTCAATCAGATCGTCTCTGAAGCTAAGTTACCTATTGGCAGCACAGTGGTTTTAAGTTGTTGTGATTCTATTCGAACTGTCTTGCAAGAAACTGATGAATTCATCGGTTTGCCCAATGCTTTCCTGATTGCCAGAGCAAGCAATGTTATTGGTAGTCTCTGGTCAATAGATGACTTGTCTACGACTCTCTTAATGATGCAATTCTACGAGAAAATAAAACAAGGTGAAACACACGAAGCTGCTCTAAGACAAGCACAAATATGGCTTCTATCCATTACTAGAAAAGATCTTTTTACATGGATTTCAGAAAACCAGTCCTTCCTGGATCCAACGCTGAAAGTCTATTTACAGCGACTTTTGCACGCAATTCCATCTGACGATGTGCATCCATTTCAATCCCCCTTCTACTGGGCAGCATTCTGTTCGATCGGGCAGTAG
- a CDS encoding ATP-binding protein: MVLQNLFKEYPPRSPSDFVGREVELKQFQRILNRLSREPGCFIVNIFGQAGVGKTELLRQYRKRLDTAEVLWALTAETEPDGVPSGKNG, encoded by the coding sequence ATGGTTCTACAAAACCTATTCAAAGAATACCCACCGCGATCACCCTCTGACTTTGTCGGTCGTGAAGTGGAGCTTAAACAGTTTCAACGGATTCTGAATCGACTGTCTCGTGAACCAGGGTGTTTTATTGTCAATATTTTCGGGCAGGCGGGGGTCGGTAAAACTGAACTGCTGCGCCAGTATCGCAAACGGCTGGATACCGCAGAAGTCTTATGGGCTTTAACGGCTGAAACAGAGCCGGATGGGGTGCCAAGCGGAAAAAATGGGTAG
- a CDS encoding ISLre2 family transposase codes for MNIPATLDLNQAIETFKQTIAPLLAVGEISSWDGVALKAREEAIRAAALVLAGQVIALLLHELSEHPDSQREANQRTRSSRGFMARSQGKRRVKVLTVGNVVVEFKVGYILNGVSQQKRKGKRKAGQRGPSQGQGFYPLLRWLGLEEQVSPLVWSVVAAAGMLSRSFAQATEQLQQWGIELSEKRVVRLTYGFGQIGLALTDQWLAQLQQGQLPTGQTFEGQRVGLSVDGGRTRLRYNKRGRRRATKRRGDRGHWREPKLFTLYAIDEQGQRINTVKLPVINDGTFTGIEGFMSLLEMYLVKLGVVHAQQVLLLADGAPWIWHRIPALLERLGLPKDRLIELIDFYHASQHLKDFAEAAFSKAQVARKWFEAARSSLKRGKLAQLLTQMQQILAQKHTRQQRKAMTTPFNYFNDQPQRFAYGQVQAMNLPIGSGAIESLIRQVVNLRLKGNGKFWLPEHAEILLQGRCYWAAGRWDTFCAEILTAKLDAKRLEIVEPNASDLAVA; via the coding sequence ATGAATATACCTGCAACCCTGGATCTCAACCAAGCCATTGAAACATTTAAGCAAACCATTGCCCCACTGCTGGCCGTGGGGGAAATTTCCAGTTGGGATGGAGTGGCGTTGAAAGCACGGGAGGAGGCAATCCGCGCCGCGGCTCTGGTGCTAGCCGGCCAGGTGATTGCCCTGCTGCTGCACGAACTCAGTGAGCATCCAGATAGCCAACGAGAAGCCAACCAACGGACCCGCTCATCACGAGGCTTCATGGCTCGCAGTCAAGGCAAACGCCGGGTCAAGGTATTAACCGTAGGCAATGTCGTCGTTGAGTTCAAGGTGGGCTACATTCTCAATGGGGTCTCTCAGCAGAAGCGGAAAGGCAAGCGGAAAGCCGGTCAACGGGGGCCATCCCAGGGACAGGGATTCTATCCCCTGCTGCGTTGGTTGGGACTGGAAGAGCAAGTCAGTCCCCTGGTTTGGAGCGTGGTTGCAGCGGCAGGGATGCTGTCGAGGTCCTTTGCGCAAGCGACTGAGCAGTTGCAGCAATGGGGCATTGAGTTGAGTGAGAAACGGGTGGTGCGACTGACCTATGGTTTTGGTCAAATCGGCCTGGCGTTAACCGACCAGTGGCTGGCTCAGTTGCAGCAAGGCCAACTGCCCACTGGCCAGACCTTTGAGGGACAGAGAGTGGGGTTGAGTGTCGATGGCGGGCGCACCCGGTTGCGATACAACAAACGGGGTAGACGACGGGCGACCAAGCGGCGGGGGGATCGGGGGCATTGGCGAGAACCCAAACTATTCACCCTCTATGCCATCGATGAGCAGGGCCAGCGCATCAATACAGTCAAATTACCGGTCATTAATGACGGCACCTTTACCGGTATCGAAGGATTCATGAGCCTACTGGAGATGTATCTGGTCAAATTGGGGGTTGTGCATGCCCAGCAAGTGTTGCTGCTAGCCGATGGCGCTCCTTGGATTTGGCACCGGATTCCCGCCCTTCTGGAACGCTTGGGCCTGCCCAAAGACCGACTGATTGAGTTGATTGACTTTTACCATGCCAGTCAGCATTTGAAGGATTTTGCTGAGGCGGCTTTTAGCAAAGCTCAAGTGGCACGGAAATGGTTCGAGGCGGCTCGTTCTAGCCTCAAACGGGGTAAGTTGGCGCAACTCCTGACACAGATGCAGCAGATTCTGGCTCAGAAACACACGCGCCAACAACGCAAGGCAATGACAACCCCATTCAACTACTTTAATGACCAACCCCAGCGCTTTGCCTATGGGCAGGTACAGGCAATGAATCTACCGATTGGCAGTGGAGCCATTGAGAGTCTAATCCGCCAGGTGGTCAACCTGCGGCTCAAGGGAAATGGCAAGTTTTGGTTGCCTGAACATGCAGAAATTCTGCTTCAAGGTCGCTGTTATTGGGCGGCAGGACGATGGGACACCTTCTGTGCTGAAATTTTGACTGCCAAACTCGATGCCAAGCGGCTAGAAATTGTCGAGCCCAATGCGAGTGACTTAGCGGTGGCCTAA